ACAACCTCGTGGGCGTAGTATGCTGGGAAAATCCCCCTGGCCCCTGTGCGCATATTGTACCCACGGTACCAGTAAtcatcctcctcttcctcaacGAATAATGGATCATCAACATCTAACTCCAGCTCATCTGCATGTCGTGGGATGAACCTGCAGCGTGGGCATTAAAACTTGCATCCCCATTGCTTGCAATATTGCTATCAGTCATAGCAgtcatttttaagtgttttgACAGATACTGAAAAATAAGAGTTCCTTGAGGCTTTGTGTACTTTAAACCAGCCTGGAAGCTTTTTGATTAGATCTAGGTGATTTTAGGTTATAGCGTGGGCAGCATTACTCACCTGAAGACCGCTCTGTGAGTCTGATCTCTTTCTTCTCCATTTATAGTGCACGAGAAAAGCCCAAAAGACTCTGTGCCTGAAACACGCATAGTGCACATGCATTATCCCATTGTATACTGAGGTATAAATCCCAAGGTAgaccctctgtgtgtgtgtgtgtaaagcaagaTGGTTtatacccagggcccaaaatgtTATGCTAcgccgctgtgtgtgtgtgtgtgtgtgtgtgtgtgtgtgtgtgtgtgtgtgtgtgtgtgtgtgtgtgtgtgtgtgtgtgtgtgtgtgtgtgtgtgtgtgtgtgtgtgtgtgtgtgtgtgcgtgcgtgcgtgcgtgtgtgtgtgtgttttggtccccatgaggggAATGGGGGTATGGGATAGAATAAagagtttgtacagtataaaaatcattatgtctatggaaagtccccataaaaatTGGAAACCCAACACGGGTGTCACAGAGTTCTGCAAAATCCATTTAGAAGCATGCCATAGAAAACCCTTTATATTCTGAAGTCATCTCATTAGGATTATTAAATACCCTTTCTATTCAGCAAGACAGCCTCCTAAATTATgtaaaatgatcatttaaatatCTACTAAAATGTACTAAAAGTGCTCGAAATGGCTCTGTGAATGACAGCAAATTTAATTAGGTAATTTGTTTAGGTAATATACAACAATTTGTTTAGCCTTTTCCCTTTGTGCATATTAAACCTTTACAGTAGCTTTGTTTTATTATCATATTAGTTAGCTTTGAATCCAGCAAGAGACATTATAAGCTGGGTTCACTTGTTAGATCCATCTCTGTCTCTCAAGGAATCAGGTTACTAGCAAGTGGACCACCACACAAAAGCAGCCTCAAGTTCCCctttaatatcaataatatcagagTCCAAACCAGTAGAGCAAAGGTCATCGCTGTGGCGATTTTTGGCACTAAGAAGTATTTCAAAGAAATAAAAATGGGACGTttgatattattttattcaactaaagggaaagttcatccaaaaacaaaacttctgtcatcgtttactcaccttcatgtcgttccaaacctatatGACTTACTTTCTTCCTGTCCATAcagtgaaagtcaatggggtcaaaaacaaaatctttattgtatgcataaaaacacatttttcaaaacatttccttatgtttacaggtttggaacaaaatggaaatgattaaatgatgacagaattttcatttttgcgtAAACTATCCATATCGTGCAGATTATTAAATTTCACTTACTGGAGGACCGTGATGTGCTGTTGACAAACACATTGAGGAACTTCTTTGAGAAAGGCAAATCCGCCTCAGGGGAGGAGTCCTCTTCAGAGGAACTTAACAGCAAATTGGGTCTCATGTCTTCTACCAACTGGCTCTGCCCGTAAATGTCTTCGTCTTCATCAACCACTTCTTCATCACAGATAGTAGAGAGTCCATCGCTGTCCTCACTAAGAACAGAGGTACAGCGCTTCAGACTCACCAGCTCAAGCGTTGTGTTTTCATCCACCACTAGGGTGTACTTCATTGAATCATATGCCAAGGAGTTATCAATGGGCCGGTCGGAGGTTGCATTCCTCAACTCTCGTACACTTTCGTCAATAGGTGGGGAGCTGTCCAAATAAGTCTCGGTTCCATAGGGTGAAGGTGCCTTGTGAAGATCGTCCAGAAAAGGGGAGGTATCTTGCTCATCTTCATTATTATCTGTTGAGTAAGTAAGACTGAAACAGTGATTGGTCTGTGCTGTTGGGAGGTCCAGTGTAAGGCTGTTTTTGACTTCTGTGATTCGCTGCAAAGTAAGCTGATCAACCCATGTCTCCCGTCCCTCGTCCTTGTCACTgattatgctctcacttaagcTGGGAGAGTCCAGCTCTTTCATTCTCTCCATCATTAAGTCATTATttggctcctcctcttcctctttctgcttgtttttcaatgagtTCTGGGATGGGAAGTCTTTGGATTCATAATTCTTTGTCCTTGGATCGAATCTCGCCATAAACACAGGTGTAACGGTGCCATATGTAGGGTTGCTCATGTACAAACAAGAGTCTGTACTCTTGCTTTCCTTCTGTCCCTCTTCAGATACGGAGCTGGCTTCTTTCTCCTTCTCTTCCACCACTCTCATTTCTGACCTTTCAGTAGTCACCTCTTGTGACTTTTCTTCAGATTTTTGATTTTGCAAATTGCAGCCATCTGTCTCATTGAAAGCATCTGTTTCTAGGTCCGACGAGGGTGAGATGGTGTCGGATATGGAAGCTGAGCGTTTGAAGCACTCCTCTGGGCAGCTGATTGGGTAGGAGCCTTCTGATATCATCCTGTTGACCAGATTGCTGAGAAGCCAAGGAGAATCTGAGTTTTCACTGAGCTCGTCCTCGGACTCTGACTCGGACTCTCCCTCGCTGTTACCATCGTAGTCATCCACAGAGGGCATGAGTTTGGGGCCAACCGGCAAGTAGAAGGAGCGTTTGAAGCTTTCAAGACTGTGGTCGGGCTCAATCTTCAACAACAACTGCTGAGAGCTGCTATCCTCACAGGGTACGGCAGGGGGAAGAGTCTCGTCTGGATCAGCCTGGTGCTCATAACCCTGTTCGTCATCTACGTTCTGCAAACCCATCAGAGCTTGGCCATCATCTAGTTGGAACATATCTGGGCTGGGATCCAGGCCTGGTGAAAGGTCTTGTTTAATTGGGTCAGGTTGTCCCAGAAGAAGAGACGCTTTTAGACCTACAataccgctgtcctgctctgtGTCCAGCTCTTGGTCCAGTTCTTGGTCTGAGGTTGGGGAGCTTGCTTCTTCAATGGAATTGGTGAGGTGTGAGGAGCGCCCGCTGCTGGATTCACTTGTAAGGTCCAACTCTGTCTCTGAGATGGAGGAAATCATGTTACTAGCAAGTGGACCACCACACGCAAATGCAGCCTCAATTTCCCCTTCAATATCGGAGTCCGAACCAGGAGAGCTTAGGTCATCGCTGTGGCGGTCTGACTCTGTATAGCGTTTGGCATTCATATCAGCAATACCTGGATCAGAAGAAGGAGAAGTTGTGTCATTTGCAGCAGCAGATTGGCCCTGATGCATGTTTCGAGGTTCATCCATAGCATCAAGGATGTCTGATCGACTGGACGACACGTAGCTGGAGACAGAAATGGACTCTGTTGGTTCAATGCAGGGGAACTCAATGTAAGTAGAGCCCCCAGCTTCCTTGCAGGTTTGATCATAGGTATCCTTACTCATGAAGTCAATGGCAAAGTCTTTGTCCAGCTCCTCATCTGATAGTGGAGTTTCAGCATCATTTCCAAGAGGTGCAGTTGAGGACAGACACCTACTTGTGCCATCGTTTTCTAACTCTAGGTCATCAGCAGTCTCTGTGGTCACGGTGTAGGTGTCATTGGTGGGTCGCGAGCGGCAAGGTCGAAGTTTGGCGTGGCCATTTAGGTCGTGGTCAACCTCTGTGTCGGAGCACTGAGAAGTGCAGTCATCAACCGAGGGTATAAGCTCACTTAAAGTAGATTCCTCAACATCAGGTTTCACCTCAGTTGCCTCAGAGCCACTTGACGAGTTATGTTGACCAAAGGAGCCTGGTTTGGAAGACAATAAATTGATAGTAAGAATAAAGAGATGGAGGGCAATTGAGATAAGTTGAAAAGAATAAGAAAAAgacaaaatgagaaatgtttttgGAGGTTCGTTTGCCATTATCAACATGATCAGACGTCTTAccactagtgttgtcaaaagtaccgaccgcgATACCAAATCGTTACTGAAAATTTAAAAAGGTTGATGCTTCGAGCACTGGTAAGCTGTAATCgcaaacacctctgactggtcattgtgctcacgcgctcatcggatgtgcctgtgattggctacaatgatcaacgcACGGCAGCGGTTTGAAAGAACAtggaagtgtttgaaagtgttttaaaaGCGGGAGCAGGAgcatttgaaagcacaagcaggCGTCAACTAGCGGACCGGTAGGCTGATAGATGCCTTCATTCAAATGCTCCGTATCTATCTGTGCAAGCACACTGTGAAAAGCATCATTGATgtatatttacaacatgtttgtgaagcgctgattgtagtagccaatcacagacctAGTTGATGATcgcgtgagcacaatggccaatcagaggttTTTCGATTCcgctcaacagcgctcaaagcgtcacattttttacatttcagtaccgatttggtatcacggtctgtacttttgacaacactacttaCCATATTCAGAACGCTCTCGTCTGTTGCCCTCAAAGTCGTACAGCAGCGGCCTGCCAGGTGACTGATGGAGGCCGCAATGTCCTGGTGGGTTTGAGGGTGTACCTTTGGCAGAGCTGGTGGTGTCTGGAGCCCCTGGGCATGAGGTGGTCACATGGGAACCGTCCTCAAGGCAAGAGTGGTTCGGAGACAAACAGCCTAAAATATTAAGTCACAATGGGATGGATTTATCGTCACAGAAATATccagaataaataataattgacAGAATCAATCAATCAGATTGTAATGCAATAATTTCCTGAATAGTTTGCATACATACATTAGAGCATACAAACTGAATTTATGGAACTTTTGAAAAGGTGCTAAGTAAATACAtacatatgtgtatgtgtgtgtgtgtgtgtgtgtgtgtgtgtgtgtgtgtgtgtgtgtgtgtgtgtgtgtgtgtgtgtgtgtgtgtgtgtgtgtgtgtgtgtgtgtgtgtgtgtgtgtgagtgagtgagtgtgtgtgtgtgtgtgtgtgtgtgtgtgtgtgtgtgtgtgtgtgagcctgtttatgtggtttatgaggacacaaatttgtataactacatgggtattacactggtattacactataaatgtggtttatgaggacatatcaaatgtcctcataattcaaatggccttaaaaacatactaaatgatgtttttttgagaaagtaaaaatgcagaatgtttcctgtgatgggtaggtttaggggcaggggcagtgtaaggggatagaaaatacggtttgtacagtatgaaaaccattacgcctatggagagtccctgtaaaccacatagaccaacatgtgtgtgtgtgtgtgtgtgtgtgtgtgtgtgtgtgtgtgtgtgtgtgtgtgtgtgtgtgtgtgtgtgtgtgtgtgtgtgtgtgtgtgtgtgtgtgtgtgtgtgtgtgtgtgtgtgtgtgtgtgtgtgtgtgtgtgtgtgtgtgtgtgtgtgtgtgtgtgtgtgtgtgtgtataatcaCCCTGTGAAGTTGGGTTTCGAAGAGAATCCTGCCAGCTTGACTTTCGTGGTGAAACATTGCTGTTGTTGTTCAGGGAGTCCTGAGATTAGAACAAAAAAGATGAGTTTAAATATTGATACACatatatttattgatttattgataGTGTAAGGTGTGTTGAAGCACCTGTGAAACTGGTGCAGTCAGGTTAAGAGTTGTTGGGCGGCTCTTGAGGGTGCCCAGGGTAGGGGAGGGGGGAGGAGATGCTGATGGTGAGGGAGGGGCATCAGGATCtgcttcctcttcttcttcctcatcatcatcttcatcttcatcatcaatCATCTCAAACTCTTGGAAGTCATCTTGGAATGAGCATACTGGGTGGTGAAAGTCATTCTTTTCCAAAATTAAGCAATCCTTTACAAAGGAGGaaaatagaaagaaaaatactttaaatataatttatcggGTATAGCACTGTTAAACATTACCATAAATCAATACTGAAGCCTGCAAATGGGCAAGGTGACTGAATGGACTAGGGAAGAATGATtatcaacaaaaaataaatatcagTCAGCATGAACATTCCAGCTCAGAGAAAATGCTTCTTGTGTTTACTATATATGATTCaacatggatttttttttctctgttgtgtttcaTGCATTAGTTGGGCCATATGTTCATCATGGCCTGGATGAAGACTTGACTGCTAGCCAGGACATCATTTTTGAAACACGTTACTATATATAGATGGTTGCAGGCAAAACAAACTCCATCTTGCAGATATGTTTAATGACAAATGCGCATATATTTCTGACTGTAAAAACCAACAGTGATTTTAAAGGTATATTtcagatataaaaaatattttttttttaaaacaagaacTTGAGCTTGATTACcaaagaaaataattttgacATCCTTCAGtttgtaaaaatacataaaaattagTCTAGGACCATTATCGCTGCATATTTAAAAGCAGAAATTATTGTTTATCACATTATTGATAAGCCTAGAATACTCCTTTACAGTCAGCCCATTTTACTTAGGGGAGGGAAGGATTAAATTTTACCATCAGACATTTGATTGATTAGTGAAAAGTCTGACTAAAATTATCTGGCTCTGATTCAGAATCACTCAATAGGACCACACGtgtgggttagttcacccaaaaatgaaatttctttaataaatgactcaccccaatgtcgttccacacccataagacctccgttcatccttggaacacagtttaagatattttagatttagtccgaggcctttctgtccttcgAATGTAAGTGTaagcccacttgctgtccacgtccagaaggtaatgaaaacatcgtcaaagtagtccatatgtgacatcagttggttagttagactcttttgaagcgtcaacaatacattttggtccaaaaataacaaaaaatacgactttattcagcattgttttcttttctgcgtttgttttcaaacctcaaatatagaatcaaacggtcgtgaatcagcagattgattcgtgattcatatcgccaatttcacgtgatttcagccgtttgccagtttgacacgcaatccgaatcttgaatcatgactGTTTGATTccttatttgaggaacacgcttcaaaagagtgtactaactaaccaactgatgtcacatatggactactttgatgatgttttcattaccttttggacgtggacagcaagtgggcatacagttacattcaaaggacagaaagccctcggactaaatctaaaatatcttaaagggttgcttcactgctttttcatattaaactatgttattccctaaACTAAAAAGAggtgatacatacctctctcgtctcagtgcgtgcacttaatctctctgacgcgcagtgatgatctgatagcatttagcttagctcaactcgtatcaactcgtttaagttaagggaataacatagtttaatatgaaaaagcagtgaagtatccctttaaactgtgttccgaggatgaacagaggtcttacgggtgtggaacgacattgggatgagtcattaattaaagaaatttcctttttgggtgaactaaccctttaagaaagtaaaaaattattcgttttgaatttattttatctttaaaataGAAACACTGTGGATGGACTGAACAAAGCAGAGAGAACCATGTCTTGTGGGGAAGGGCAGATGGTGATCGATGCTATAGCTCCTCAGATTTCAGCGGCCTTCCAGGAAAACAAGTCAATGCACTTACATAAGCATAACGTCTGATATTCACCTCAattaagaacacacacacacacacacactaaaaattCTGTTTGTTGCCTGGCAAATGTGTGTGGgtgatgtcattaaaaagtCCCACACTGCATTAGGTTCACAACCAGCTGGTACTGCATGGATCTATACACCATCTGTATCCAAATCAATACCCCTGACCAGCAGCAGTCAAACACACTATGACTGATAACTACATTTAGGAGAGTGCCTGAAATGCTGTATTATGTAGTTTTAGCTGTACTGCATGAATTAGTCTATAAATGTTCTACTGAAACTCTATCACTCTAATATTTTCAAGGACGAGGCCTCACCCCTGACCAGTACTGATTTTACATCCCTGCTCAGAGATGGAGTCAGCATTACACCAGCAAAAAGAGTTCTGCTGAGCCAGCCGAACTCACACAGAAGTCATGAATGAATGCAGTGCACTCAATGCTGACCGCAAAGGCTGAGAACGAAAGAGagataaagagaaaaaaataaaaccttcATGATAGAAGGTGAAGGAAACACCATAAAATTGTAAAGGGAGTAAAGGGAGAGAAAATATAAGCTAAAAGagcaaacacacaccaaaacatACAGCACACATCAGCTTTATACTGCAGTACATGCAGGGAGGAGGCGGGGCAGCGATGCCACTGATGTCTCAGACAACTATCTATACTAATGCAGAGACATTAACTACAGCACTGCATAGTCGAGGGCTGTTGAATAATTCATAAGACGACCTATTCATCAGTTCCCAATGAGTCAGTCAGTAATGCCTGATTTATGCTAGTAACCAAAAAAAGGTACAACAGACATTATGTTCAGCAGGTAATCATATCTCATTTGCTTttaattatatagatatatagcgGTGGGTGGGGCTTGAGCCCCCGGACAGGGGGAAGAGAGCGATTCAGAGAACGaatgaaagaaaacaaaataaatacaaacaaaggtaaaaataaataaatatatgaggaagtatccatttacatttcaaaattttGTGAAACAGTGATGACGTAACGCAGCCTTGTttactgaaatcacgtgactttggaaGTTTGATATGCGCTCTGCAATCAATTGACTCATAACCAAAGATTTGAAGAGCTTCGAAGCTtcatgaagcagtgttttgaaattgtCATCACTACTTCTCTGCAacaacatctttgtcctgtgtcggccaccatAACTTCTCTATGcgcttcgaaagggaggggtgagggTGGGTGGTTGCAAGTTCACAacttcaccactagatgccgcaaACATTTACACACTGCATCGTTAACATTCTATAAAAAATTATcagtggggtattttgagctaaaactttatatgcacactctggggacatcagagacttgtaaaaaggggcatacTAGGATTATCATGAGTCACATAACTTAAAATCTTAGctacaaataattatatttgaaacctacaaaatgtcaaaatttgtataataaaaaaaaaagtataataaatattgtaaaaGCCGAAATAAAGGTCATCGCAGTGTTAGCAGCAAACCGCCCACCTGTGCTGTTTTCTACTCCGCCCTATGAGATGATCAATATCCTGACTATAATCATTCATCTGTGGTTTTTAACTACAGTACCACTCATTATAAAATATGTTGAAAAATATTAGAAAGTAGATGTGtagcaaatgaacaaacaaatgtATGTAAAACAACAGATAAGTACTGTGTATTCACACATATCCTGTTCTGCAAGAAAAACATCTCACCCTCTTTTCTTTGATCTCTCATTAGAAGCAATTTGGACAGACACTAAGATGGCACATCTCATGCTGCTTAGGTAatccctctctctcacacacacagtcatcaAACAGCCTAACTGCAGATTTAACCCTTAAACAAGCACTTTATTTCTACTGAGGTGggccttaaaaataaaaaaaataccataTTTACTTAGTGTGAACAAATTATTAGTGCCTGcaattacaaaatatattttttccatgctcttttcataaaaaaatgtatgaatatcCAAAACAGAAATAGCTATTTTCTGCTAACATAACAAAGGCCACACAGCACAAAACTAATATAGACCACAATATAATAatgtcataataataataataataataataatgaataatataaTCAGAATCACATTCATAATTTCGTAATGTGCACAATTTAAAACCAACAGCATTaacttttcaaaataaaatgcatgaatTGCTTTCATCAAAATTCCTTTTCTTTTCTGCAGATGTAGTTCAAGCTGCATATGAGGGAAGTAGTGCCCCACATAATTTAAAGATAAAAGTTTAATTAAGAAATGccaaattacataaattaaatgtgttgtgaaTGCTGTTTTATGTTTTCCCCCCAAATATTGCACTCTACTCAGCTAATGTTCAGCAGCATACTGTAATATGCAAAACCCCAGAAACCCAAATCTGTTAAATGTATTCAGAGAGCCAGGGTTCTGTGTGACAGAATGAATAATCCATGAAGGAATGGAGAGCAAGGGTGAGAAAGCTGGAGCGAGAGTGAGAGTGTCTGGATGGAATTGGATCTTGAGTTTTTGTCATAGTCCTCTTGGCTGGAAATTATCTATACAAGAATCATTCTAGAAATGTTAATGTCTAAATGCCACAATTGTTCTTGACTGGCACAATTGGCACAGTCACAAATAGccaaaatgtttttatacatATTTCACAGAGTAATGCAGGAGGTATCATTCAGGTCTTAGAAGCTGTTTTAAGGTGGTCCCACATTCAGGTAATTTTCATCCACCTGCCAAAATGCTCACAAGTCTTCCTTAACCAGCCACAGCAATGTACAGTCAGCAATCGGCATGGCAGTGGTCTGAAAATTCCAAATGATATCCAAAATCAATTGACCAGATTTAGCCTCATAgtgatttatttgaaataatatttattaagtaTGAAATaagggtttttgttttgttttgttgttttgtttgcatCATGACAAATTATAGAATTGGAAGTTTTACATTCCAGGCACAACTTTACaacatgcatgcaaaatcttaaataaatatgtaataaGAAAGTTTGAATAAAGTGCGAACAAGACAATTTTCCTAGGTCAGACTCTTGGAACACAcaaagcccttgatcacttggaatctgCTATGGAgctgatttattatttacagtTGTTTCCCCCTTATGAATTTATTTTATGCACAATAGACCTGTATGCATGTTTGGGCTGttggaaaaatataaaaaaatcaacacaaatgaaaatgatAATACAATAagctgtgtaaaaaaacactagaacaatgttgtatattttgttgactatGTTTACATAAttccaaatgttttcaacaatgtttaaatctaACAATTTTAACCAGTGTAATGGCCCGTGTTACTGCGTCGCCTGTCAATAACGTCATAGCCATGTTAGCCTCGATTTCcggttttactttcatagaATCTCTCACGGACAAAACACCTGAGCCCACCACAAACAGAGCCTGAGACTATCGCGATGCCAGCGCCAACACCTGAGCTAGCTATCGACCTGAAACCGAGCCAGGCAAAGAGTATGACCAGGTGCGTGAGCCGGCAACACCGTCTGTCCCAGTGCCCGTGCTAGTGGAGTTTGAGGAAATGGAATGGACACACTCCCGTTCACACTCCTGCCGCTGAGGGTGAGCTGCAGCTGGCCTCTGAGGAATATTATGAGGATTTGGATGAGGATATTTCCCTCGACGGATAAGTCTCCCCTGGCTTCTCCTCCAGCCGCAGAACCTATCACTCCACCTCGGCCCATCGACCACTCAACTCCACCTAGGCACAAACTTCGGCTTGGTGGGTCTCTGCCTTCCCTCCAGCTCTCCTCTATGCATTATTCCAGTGgaattagagaattgagatgtTCTATAAAATGCCTCTCTTTGGTCGGTTTCCAGGTCACAGGTGCCCACTGTGTAGACTCCCTCTGTCAAAATCGAGGGGTCAAGAGTCTGTCCAAATAAACTTGCCTCGCCCACTTATCAAAGtttaacacatttcaaaatgAAGGTGGGGATTCCCcagaggggaagtgcttaggaaAGTTCACGAGTGTTTGTCTAAATGGAGTTTTTGTCTAAATGCAGCCTCTGAAGTGTGGAACTGAACCTCTGCTAAGCCCCACCCCCCTTAGTAACCGTTGCTAACCTGTCAATCTTTCCAAGCAATTGCATATAGTCACCAGAAAAGGCTGTATGGTGAGTAAGACTACATGTGAATAATGAAATTAGATTTTTGATTAATAATCAAACAATTATcccaaaaaataatattttactgcattttaaaatctaagtattcatgtaaaatgtttaataattaatatgaaataaattattcaaaatatgcATTATTATAGTCATATATTGATTATGACCTTTTTTAACAATGCTAATATGAAGTTAATTCAACCAATtaaatcttaaaataaataaaaacttttgaCATTTAATGCATTTTCCAAAAGTAAAAGCTATCGTTTGTATAAACCTAGAAGGTTTCTTATGTAACCGCTTTTAGTGGCACATTGGAGACACAGAGGAGTCTTCTGTGATTTCGTAGTCTCTAGTTGCATAGACAAGGGACAGGCCCTTCAAACACAATGCAGTGCTGCTTCCACATGACATAATCCTCTGGGACAggcgtgtgtatgtatgtgtgtgtgtgtgtgtgtgtgtgtgtgtgtgtgtgtgtgtgtgtgtgtgtgtgtgtgtgtgtgtgtgtgtgtgtgtgtgtgtgtgctggattaGAGCTGCTAACTgtggcaaaaaaagaaaagctgtAGCCTGATGCACTGCGTAGACCAGGCATCTCCAATTCGGGGACCCAGGTTTGGTTCCAACTGGGCTGCAAGACAAAATAACAACTGCAGCACCACTTTACTGTTTCTACAGTTTAAAGTGAGCAGCGTGTCAAAACAACGGAGCTGCACAAATGCTCAGGGCCATTTATGGTAATGATCATTCAGCGCTATAACCTCAAATATTTTTATCTAAAGCCAAACACGCTTCATTCAAGCCCTTTCCTATCCATGCACATTGCTTCTATCTTGCGCTAAAGACATAAACCGGTAGAACAGCTGCAGAGAATGCTGTTATTTTAATAGTAGAAGAAGAAACACAGTGAGCAGCAAAATTCGTTTTCTAAAATGCTTCAGAAAACAAGAATGTAGCAgtattatacattatatgaCTCTGACCATTCAAACCGGGTTTGTGACAAgatatagcctggatgccagtcaCACATTTTTTAGGAATCTCACTCAGaaatcagggcgggctttagacgatgacggacagatgatcaacagtaacgtaatcatgcacgtcatcaaaggcgcttggattatatttgttcgaatcctaaacggagagcttgtttgtatatgcattcaccttcactatttctctcaaaaatgatgatcatgttcgTAAGTACTCATTAAaagtgtatcattaaattctttattttttttacaacatcggcaaagatcgtttattccagtgcACGTGCTGaaagggttgccaagtttttaccacaaaacccgccaactactagccctaaacaatagcttcttgggGGGGGGACTCCGGAAAAagaatggtgtttggggggtaaaatgtgtgttattttggctagGTTGCCAGCTAAAATCCGccctcatgggtctatatatcacataatagtcgcttcaacccgtggacatagaaaagaacccgcggaaaaaaatgcggacatggcaacacagtgcagttgagctctgttgatgtagcttcgttgctct
The nucleotide sequence above comes from Pseudorasbora parva isolate DD20220531a chromosome 16, ASM2467924v1, whole genome shotgun sequence. Encoded proteins:
- the mapk8ip2 gene encoding C-Jun-amino-terminal kinase-interacting protein 2, which encodes MADRAEMFSLSTFHSLSPPGCRPAHDISLEEFDDEDLSEITDDCGIGLNYDSDPYEKDCLILEKNDFHHPVCSFQDDFQEFEMIDDEDEDDDEEEEEEADPDAPPSPSASPPPSPTLGTLKSRPTTLNLTAPVSQDSLNNNSNVSPRKSSWQDSLRNPTSQGCLSPNHSCLEDGSHVTTSCPGAPDTTSSAKGTPSNPPGHCGLHQSPGRPLLYDFEGNRRERSEYGSFGQHNSSSGSEATEVKPDVEESTLSELIPSVDDCTSQCSDTEVDHDLNGHAKLRPCRSRPTNDTYTVTTETADDLELENDGTSRCLSSTAPLGNDAETPLSDEELDKDFAIDFMSKDTYDQTCKEAGGSTYIEFPCIEPTESISVSSYVSSSRSDILDAMDEPRNMHQGQSAAANDTTSPSSDPGIADMNAKRYTESDRHSDDLSSPGSDSDIEGEIEAAFACGGPLASNMISSISETELDLTSESSSGRSSHLTNSIEEASSPTSDQELDQELDTEQDSGIVGLKASLLLGQPDPIKQDLSPGLDPSPDMFQLDDGQALMGLQNVDDEQGYEHQADPDETLPPAVPCEDSSSQQLLLKIEPDHSLESFKRSFYLPVGPKLMPSVDDYDGNSEGESESESEDELSENSDSPWLLSNLVNRMISEGSYPISCPEECFKRSASISDTISPSSDLETDAFNETDGCNLQNQKSEEKSQEVTTERSEMRVVEEKEKEASSVSEEGQKESKSTDSCLYMSNPTYGTVTPVFMARFDPRTKNYESKDFPSQNSLKNKQKEEEEEPNNDLMMERMKELDSPSLSESIISDKDEGRETWVDQLTLQRITEVKNSLTLDLPTAQTNHCFSLTYSTDNNEDEQDTSPFLDDLHKAPSPYGTETYLDSSPPIDESVRELRNATSDRPIDNSLAYDSMKYTLVVDENTTLELVSLKRCTSVLSEDSDGLSTICDEEVVDEDEDIYGQSQLVEDMRPNLLLSSSEEDSSPEADLPFSKKFLNVFVNSTSRSSSTESFGLFSCTINGEERDQTHRAVFRFIPRHADELELDVDDPLFVEEEEDDYWYRGYNMRTGARGIFPAYYAHEVVGQTKDLMTMKRNPAWMESFRVQFLGSVEVPYHQGNGILCAAMQKIAMARKRTVHLHPPSICELEISLQGVKLVMSLDDEYDFSGEFDRCSHFFQMKNISFCGCHPKNNCYFGFITKHPMLNRFACHVFVSQDSMRHVAECVGRAFHEYYQEHLEYACPTEDIYLE